One genomic window of Vibrio parahaemolyticus includes the following:
- a CDS encoding serine/threonine protein kinase: MSDIQGAAKGYIDQLVVKAIEKKKLNEQRLAQKNKPKLEYVLFSQFDVLDTLPSKNGRTTVYHLAKKGQPEKQICCKVVNEDAPEVANKMLVNEASRLELSQHPSVADFIKFGNEFERPYLMYEWIQGESLAEKMERYSSKGFRHDHIAWLVYQLAGALEFMHTRGICHLDIKPSNVLVSEGDYVKLIDFGAARYIGEIESHAEASLSYASPLYLETGTTEPQDDVYSLALLSGHLFLGAIFGDAWHKQLKDRQRPALIPNHIWKLLKQVINNPRGHGYTAISFAQQLARIDTQSIDSHSNAPIFSSLRNADLLLTHCRPQDKAGYGRFKVLEASLVLSVIAITGHYLYQQSQPEWKAIVESEPTISKTETPLVSNIKPAQTASFLAQPPWIIEKALNDMEKDVVSTAPYREAYQVQQMKLSALYKQNQAQLMSYQALADDLPKQLVDLRKELVLLREKLVDDGALFPYADKTLTQVMAGLNTASVNSMKISAVAGSKDERIANLILDGEAKLADEEMKAAWLLNQSEAYFYSQVLPNKVMANINDSIEQHAKDHYYTKAIEEAKAAKTYFGNAPELNKKVKDLIVARSEYILFSTVTEQSVFDKQKLHDSLADLERNAPTKFGEITDLLESMATDSIDKSHQLSRPARGAIAIERALRDYLAEERS; the protein is encoded by the coding sequence GTGTCTGATATTCAGGGTGCAGCCAAAGGATACATTGATCAGTTGGTTGTTAAAGCCATTGAGAAAAAGAAACTGAACGAGCAAAGATTGGCGCAGAAAAATAAGCCAAAGCTTGAGTACGTTCTTTTTTCACAATTTGATGTATTAGACACGTTGCCATCTAAAAATGGTAGAACGACGGTTTACCACCTCGCAAAAAAAGGCCAACCAGAAAAACAAATTTGCTGCAAAGTCGTCAATGAAGACGCCCCAGAAGTCGCAAACAAAATGTTGGTGAATGAGGCAAGCAGATTAGAACTTTCTCAGCATCCAAGTGTTGCGGACTTTATTAAGTTCGGCAACGAGTTTGAACGACCATATTTAATGTATGAGTGGATTCAAGGCGAATCACTAGCGGAAAAAATGGAACGCTATTCTTCCAAAGGCTTTCGTCATGATCATATTGCATGGTTAGTTTATCAACTCGCAGGTGCGCTAGAATTTATGCACACTCGAGGTATTTGCCATCTTGATATCAAACCGTCGAATGTTCTGGTTAGTGAAGGTGACTACGTCAAGCTTATCGACTTTGGTGCAGCTCGTTATATCGGTGAGATTGAATCTCACGCGGAAGCGAGTTTAAGTTACGCGTCGCCACTTTATCTCGAGACGGGAACAACTGAGCCACAAGACGACGTTTATTCTCTTGCATTGCTTAGCGGTCACTTATTTTTAGGAGCGATCTTTGGTGATGCTTGGCACAAGCAATTAAAAGATCGCCAACGTCCTGCATTAATTCCGAACCATATTTGGAAGCTGCTCAAGCAAGTGATAAATAACCCAAGAGGGCATGGCTACACAGCTATTTCTTTTGCTCAGCAACTTGCCCGTATTGATACTCAATCCATCGACTCTCATTCTAATGCGCCCATTTTTAGTAGTTTGCGTAATGCGGATCTACTGCTGACTCATTGTAGACCTCAAGACAAAGCGGGCTATGGCCGCTTTAAAGTGCTTGAAGCGAGCTTGGTATTGAGTGTTATAGCTATTACGGGCCATTACCTTTATCAACAAAGCCAGCCAGAATGGAAAGCGATTGTAGAATCGGAACCTACGATTTCTAAAACCGAAACACCGTTGGTGAGTAATATCAAACCAGCACAAACGGCGTCTTTTTTGGCTCAACCTCCTTGGATTATTGAAAAGGCTCTTAATGATATGGAAAAAGACGTTGTGTCGACAGCACCATATCGAGAAGCTTATCAAGTACAGCAAATGAAACTATCTGCGCTGTATAAACAAAACCAAGCACAATTAATGTCTTACCAAGCTTTGGCAGATGACTTACCAAAACAGTTGGTGGATTTACGCAAAGAGCTAGTCTTATTACGAGAAAAACTCGTTGATGATGGTGCGTTGTTTCCATACGCAGATAAGACTCTGACTCAAGTTATGGCAGGATTAAACACAGCGTCAGTAAACTCGATGAAAATCTCCGCTGTTGCTGGAAGCAAAGATGAACGAATCGCCAATTTGATCTTGGATGGTGAAGCGAAGTTGGCTGATGAAGAGATGAAAGCGGCTTGGTTATTAAATCAATCAGAGGCTTACTTTTACAGCCAAGTGCTGCCAAACAAGGTGATGGCGAACATCAACGACTCTATTGAACAGCACGCAAAAGATCATTACTACACCAAAGCCATAGAAGAAGCGAAAGCCGCTAAAACGTACTTTGGAAATGCGCCAGAATTAAACAAAAAGGTGAAAGACCTGATCGTTGCTCGCAGCGAATACATTCTGTTTAGCACTGTGACGGAGCAATCGGTGTTTGATAAACAAAAACTTCACGATTCTCTGGCTGACCTTGAGCGAAATGCGCCGACAAAGTTTGGTGAAATTACTGATCTGCTTGAAAGCATGGCCACAGACTCTATCGATAAAAGTCATCAACTTTCTCGTCCTGCGCGTGGTGCAATTGCAATTGAACGCGCCTTGAGAGATTACCTAGCAGAGGAGAGAAGTTAA
- the tssA gene encoding type VI secretion system protein TssA, producing MSVIEIERLLAPISDVNPVGEDARYEFCYEMMESEVKKFGSLFGETVDWSVVKTHATEVLEHHSKDLKAICYLVRALTEEFGLQGFEQGLKLLSEALNRFGVELYPSRKRGRDGAVEWLNHQFKLVSSRFAESAQSWDLVSGCISTIEEVQRQYDDIYQDSEADFFEIRSQLNALSQQAAVDEQSDVAMATIEQTAPLTASQPVAVETPAQSEVQTVVAKAVPSAPKPAPVKKTVTKEVDVDTDFSSPTASKRTLKKVAEVMIHANPSEPLAYRIYRHLTWDDIDGLPDHQSNETPLSLAVSSDQQAEYRDKASQESDIDTVKRLERTLTDAPFWLTGHYFVYSMLNNLGFNDAALAVKQEVKRFVDSLEGIELLTFKNSIPFADEATLSWLSTQAATSSSAQSVVQTIVITDEDSLPMEDITLANLGEYAAELAHKLELDFSGRGQFMLHLQLIAAYQSVGLYPLCLPYLEKAWEVQQAFNLASWEPHLSSQLEDLIRKTLHQLFRNKDLLPEQYEKWKAIYD from the coding sequence ATGTCTGTGATTGAAATTGAACGTTTACTTGCGCCTATCTCTGACGTAAATCCTGTCGGTGAAGATGCTCGTTACGAGTTTTGTTATGAAATGATGGAATCCGAAGTGAAGAAGTTCGGATCCTTGTTTGGCGAAACGGTAGATTGGAGTGTCGTAAAAACGCACGCCACTGAAGTTCTTGAACACCACAGCAAAGATTTAAAAGCAATTTGTTACCTTGTTCGCGCGCTTACAGAAGAGTTTGGTCTGCAAGGTTTCGAGCAAGGTCTAAAGCTGCTTAGTGAAGCGTTAAATCGTTTTGGCGTTGAGCTGTACCCGTCGCGGAAACGGGGTAGAGATGGTGCGGTAGAGTGGTTGAACCATCAGTTTAAATTGGTGAGCAGCAGGTTTGCAGAAAGCGCTCAGTCATGGGATTTGGTTTCAGGTTGTATTTCGACTATCGAAGAAGTCCAACGTCAGTACGACGATATTTACCAAGACTCCGAAGCGGACTTCTTTGAAATTCGTAGTCAACTCAATGCGCTATCTCAACAAGCGGCTGTCGATGAGCAAAGCGATGTTGCAATGGCTACCATCGAACAAACAGCTCCGCTAACGGCTTCACAGCCTGTAGCAGTAGAAACTCCGGCACAAAGTGAAGTTCAAACCGTTGTAGCAAAAGCGGTTCCGTCGGCTCCTAAACCTGCACCAGTTAAGAAAACAGTAACAAAAGAAGTCGATGTCGATACGGATTTTTCATCGCCGACCGCTTCTAAACGTACACTTAAGAAAGTTGCGGAAGTTATGATTCATGCGAATCCAAGTGAGCCGCTAGCTTACCGAATTTATCGTCACCTAACTTGGGATGATATTGATGGTCTTCCTGATCATCAAAGCAATGAAACGCCATTGAGTTTGGCTGTGTCGTCTGATCAGCAGGCTGAGTACCGCGATAAAGCCTCTCAAGAAAGCGACATTGATACAGTTAAGCGTTTGGAGCGCACGTTAACCGATGCTCCGTTTTGGCTGACGGGTCACTACTTTGTTTATTCGATGTTAAACAATCTAGGCTTTAATGACGCAGCGCTCGCTGTGAAGCAAGAAGTGAAGCGTTTTGTCGATTCATTAGAGGGCATTGAACTCCTCACATTTAAGAATTCTATACCATTTGCAGATGAAGCAACGTTGAGCTGGTTATCGACTCAAGCTGCAACTTCTTCAAGTGCTCAATCTGTCGTTCAAACGATTGTCATCACAGATGAAGATTCACTGCCAATGGAAGATATCACCCTAGCCAACTTAGGGGAGTATGCCGCAGAACTCGCACACAAACTCGAACTGGATTTCTCGGGACGTGGGCAGTTTATGCTGCATTTACAATTGATAGCAGCTTACCAGTCTGTTGGATTATACCCGTTGTGTTTGCCTTACCTTGAAAAAGCTTGGGAAGTGCAACAAGCGTTTAATCTCGCGAGCTGGGAACCCCACTTATCGTCACAGTTAGAAGACCTGATTCGAAAAACACTGCATCAGTTATTCAGAAACAAGGATCTTTTGCCTGAACAGTACGAAAAGTGGAAAGCAATTTATGACTAA
- the tssB gene encoding type VI secretion system contractile sheath small subunit: MSRDGSVAPKERINIRYVPATGDTQEDVELPLSMMVVGDFTARADETPIEERTPINIDKDNFNDVLEGMSPNVKVNVENRLSDEEGAQIGVDLTFQNMKDFSPEAIAKSVPELNSLLELREALVALKGPLGNVPAFRKKIASVLQDEEARKKLLDELSIGNDQDAKEE; encoded by the coding sequence ATGTCACGTGACGGCTCGGTGGCTCCTAAAGAGCGAATTAATATCCGTTATGTTCCAGCAACTGGTGATACGCAAGAAGACGTTGAGCTGCCGCTGAGCATGATGGTGGTTGGTGACTTTACTGCACGTGCAGATGAGACGCCAATCGAAGAACGTACCCCAATCAACATCGATAAAGACAACTTTAATGACGTGTTAGAAGGCATGTCTCCAAACGTTAAAGTAAATGTTGAAAACCGCTTATCTGATGAAGAAGGCGCACAGATCGGTGTTGACCTAACGTTCCAAAATATGAAGGACTTCTCTCCGGAAGCGATCGCGAAAAGTGTACCTGAACTTAACAGTCTTCTTGAGCTTCGCGAAGCATTGGTTGCACTAAAAGGCCCTCTAGGTAACGTACCTGCGTTCCGTAAGAAGATTGCATCGGTTCTTCAAGACGAAGAAGCAAGAAAGAAACTGTTGGATGAACTAAGCATTGGCAACGACCAAGACGCGAAAGAAGAGTAA
- the tssC gene encoding type VI secretion system contractile sheath large subunit produces the protein MSAEAQAPEQEAALVESGSLLDSILNETRLKPSDEGFDVAKRGVEAFISELLSSSNTEKVDQSLVDLMISEIDQKLSKQVDAILHNEEVQAIESTWRGLKYLVDHTDFRENIQIELISAKKGEVLDDFEDAPEVVKSGLYKQIYTREYGQFGGKPVGAVICDYNMSASSPDIKLMEYMANVGAMSHAPFITSASAKFFGLDSYEELPNLKDLKSVFEGPQYTKWRGLREHEDARYLGLCTSRFMLRTPYSVEDNPIKAFDYDEHVTDSHDNYLWGNSAYAMASKISESFAKYRWCPNIIGPQSGGSVHDLPVYNFEAMGQIETKIPTEILVSDRREYELAEEGFIALTMRKGSDNAAFFSANSVQKPKVFANTPEGKQAEMNYKLGTQLPYMFIINRLAHYIKVLQREQIGSWKERSDLEIELNKWIRQYVSDQENPPAEVRGRRPLRAAKVEVSDVEGDPGWYKVSMSVRPHFKYMGASFDLSLVGKLDQ, from the coding sequence ATGTCTGCAGAAGCACAAGCTCCAGAACAAGAAGCAGCCTTAGTTGAATCAGGCTCACTTCTGGATAGCATTCTTAACGAAACTCGTTTAAAGCCAAGTGATGAAGGTTTTGATGTTGCTAAACGTGGCGTAGAAGCATTCATTAGTGAGCTACTGAGCAGCTCGAATACAGAGAAAGTAGACCAATCTTTGGTTGACTTAATGATCTCTGAAATTGACCAAAAACTGTCCAAGCAAGTTGATGCGATTCTTCACAACGAAGAAGTTCAAGCGATTGAGTCAACTTGGCGTGGCCTGAAGTATCTTGTTGATCACACTGATTTCCGTGAAAACATTCAAATTGAACTAATTTCAGCGAAGAAAGGCGAAGTTCTTGATGATTTTGAAGATGCACCGGAAGTGGTTAAGTCTGGCCTTTACAAGCAGATCTACACTCGCGAATACGGCCAATTCGGTGGTAAACCTGTAGGTGCGGTAATCTGCGACTACAACATGTCAGCGTCTTCTCCAGATATTAAGCTGATGGAATACATGGCAAATGTGGGCGCGATGTCTCATGCACCTTTCATAACGTCAGCATCGGCTAAGTTCTTTGGTCTGGATAGCTACGAAGAGCTACCAAACCTAAAAGATTTGAAGTCTGTTTTCGAAGGTCCACAATACACGAAATGGCGTGGCTTACGTGAACACGAAGATGCTCGTTACCTAGGTCTATGTACGTCTCGCTTTATGTTACGTACACCTTACTCTGTCGAAGATAACCCAATTAAGGCGTTTGACTACGACGAGCACGTAACAGATAGCCATGATAACTACCTATGGGGTAACTCAGCGTACGCGATGGCTTCTAAGATCAGTGAGTCATTTGCTAAGTACCGTTGGTGTCCAAATATCATTGGTCCTCAAAGTGGCGGTTCGGTTCATGACTTGCCAGTTTATAACTTTGAAGCAATGGGCCAAATCGAAACGAAGATCCCAACAGAAATCTTGGTATCTGACCGTCGTGAATACGAGCTAGCCGAAGAGGGCTTTATCGCTCTAACGATGCGCAAAGGTTCTGACAACGCGGCGTTCTTCTCTGCAAACTCTGTTCAAAAACCAAAAGTGTTTGCAAACACGCCAGAAGGCAAACAAGCAGAGATGAACTACAAGCTGGGTACTCAGCTTCCATACATGTTCATTATCAACCGTCTAGCGCACTACATCAAAGTGCTACAACGTGAGCAAATCGGTTCATGGAAAGAGCGTTCTGACCTAGAAATCGAATTGAACAAGTGGATCCGTCAATACGTTTCTGACCAAGAGAACCCACCAGCAGAAGTCCGTGGTCGTCGTCCACTACGTGCTGCTAAGGTTGAGGTATCAGACGTAGAAGGCGATCCAGGCTGGTACAAAGTATCAATGTCTGTACGTCCTCACTTCAAGTACATGGGCGCAAGTTTCGACTTGTCTCTAGTTGGTAAACTAGACCAATAA
- the tssE gene encoding type VI secretion system baseplate subunit TssE has translation MEKGYRLLERIELGEPKNCYEKVVSHKHLIESIHLHLADLLNTHSGNAMIDSEYGLPDFNDVLSNNTNLVRHIQKNITATIERFEPRLLNVEVHYREDHHNPLQLGFGIRGEVSHNGGKVPMSIDVYMGTDGQFNV, from the coding sequence ATGGAAAAAGGTTATCGTCTTTTAGAACGGATTGAACTGGGTGAGCCAAAAAACTGCTACGAGAAAGTGGTCTCCCACAAGCACTTGATTGAATCTATTCATTTGCATCTTGCAGATTTGCTGAATACGCATTCTGGTAATGCGATGATCGATAGTGAATACGGTTTGCCCGATTTTAATGACGTTCTGTCTAATAATACGAATCTCGTTCGCCACATCCAAAAGAACATCACAGCGACCATAGAACGCTTTGAACCTCGGCTACTTAACGTCGAAGTTCACTATCGTGAAGACCACCACAATCCATTACAGCTCGGTTTTGGTATTCGCGGAGAAGTTTCCCATAACGGCGGTAAAGTTCCAATGTCGATCGATGTCTACATGGGAACCGACGGCCAATTCAACGTTTAG
- the tssF gene encoding type VI secretion system baseplate subunit TssF, which yields MSNSKYFQDELTYLRESGSEFAKYHPKLTHFLSEGTFDPDVERLLEGFAFLTGRIREKIDDELPELTQSLMTLLWPHYMRSIPSLCISELKPHTGSVTEKTVVKRGAEMASEQVEGTQCLFRTCYDVNLYPITITNIEQTNSRTSSAIDVTLSTEHGLELSRIGLDTLRLHLHGEIHITRTVFLWLFRYLDYVELDVGGGYKHRLGPEYVKPVGHEEDEALLPYSKNSFAGYRLLQELFSLPDKFMFFDITGLEWLKGIPQRSTVKIKFHFKRALPSEVVLKDKHLRLHCTPAVNLFEKDGDPIRLEHRRNEYKVRPQSNTQEHYEVYSIEQVESWSKDERRRKPLIEFESFEHQINQRDKREFYKSKVGERVSGRGLERYISFHTHNGDIADLGTETVLMKLQCSNADLAERLSVGDITYATHKSPTYATFKNITKPTQSVSPQVNGELQWQLIANMSLNYLSLANIDVLKVLLSTYDFHSRVDRQAHRASIHRLDGIISSEMKPIDRVFRGVSVRGNQFKLVTNSKFFVNEGDMFLMATVLNEFIRLYSSVNSFTELEVFDEATGEVYNWKSLIGQQTIL from the coding sequence TTGAGCAATAGTAAATACTTTCAAGATGAACTCACATATTTGCGCGAATCGGGTAGTGAATTTGCCAAATATCATCCGAAGTTAACTCACTTTCTCTCTGAAGGAACATTCGACCCAGATGTAGAGCGATTGCTGGAAGGTTTCGCTTTTCTGACTGGACGTATTCGAGAGAAGATCGATGACGAACTGCCAGAACTGACGCAATCTCTGATGACTTTGCTGTGGCCGCATTACATGCGTTCAATTCCATCTTTGTGCATCAGTGAGCTAAAACCCCATACGGGAAGTGTTACTGAGAAAACGGTGGTAAAACGTGGCGCAGAAATGGCCAGTGAGCAAGTGGAGGGCACGCAATGTCTTTTCCGCACTTGCTACGATGTGAATCTGTACCCAATCACGATCACCAACATTGAACAAACCAACAGCCGCACCAGTTCAGCGATTGATGTGACGTTGTCGACGGAGCATGGCCTAGAGCTGTCTCGAATTGGTTTAGATACGTTGCGTTTGCACTTGCATGGTGAGATTCATATTACCCGCACTGTCTTCCTCTGGCTGTTCCGTTACTTGGATTACGTGGAGTTGGATGTCGGTGGCGGCTATAAACATCGTTTAGGGCCAGAATATGTTAAGCCGGTAGGGCATGAAGAAGACGAAGCGCTTCTGCCTTACAGCAAAAATTCATTCGCGGGTTATCGTTTGCTGCAAGAATTATTCTCTTTGCCAGACAAGTTTATGTTCTTCGACATTACAGGTTTGGAGTGGCTAAAGGGTATTCCACAACGAAGCACAGTGAAAATCAAATTTCACTTTAAACGCGCATTGCCGTCAGAGGTTGTACTTAAAGATAAGCACCTAAGGTTGCACTGCACGCCGGCGGTGAATTTGTTTGAAAAAGATGGCGACCCAATTCGTTTGGAGCACCGTCGTAACGAATACAAAGTCCGTCCTCAAAGTAATACGCAAGAGCACTATGAAGTGTATTCCATTGAGCAAGTTGAGAGTTGGAGCAAAGACGAGCGTCGCCGTAAACCGTTAATCGAATTCGAATCGTTCGAGCATCAAATCAACCAACGAGACAAGCGAGAATTCTATAAGTCGAAGGTAGGAGAACGTGTTAGTGGAAGAGGGTTAGAGCGCTATATCTCGTTCCACACTCATAATGGTGATATTGCGGATTTAGGTACGGAAACCGTACTCATGAAACTGCAATGCAGTAACGCTGATTTGGCCGAACGTCTTTCGGTCGGCGACATTACTTACGCGACCCACAAATCGCCAACGTATGCGACATTTAAAAACATCACCAAGCCAACACAATCGGTAAGCCCACAGGTAAACGGCGAGCTTCAATGGCAGTTGATTGCCAATATGTCGCTCAATTATTTGTCTTTGGCAAACATTGATGTATTAAAAGTGCTGCTCTCGACCTATGACTTTCATTCTCGTGTTGACAGACAAGCTCACCGAGCATCGATTCACCGACTCGATGGCATTATATCGTCAGAGATGAAACCAATTGACCGTGTATTCCGTGGCGTGTCTGTGCGTGGTAACCAGTTCAAGCTAGTAACCAACTCTAAGTTCTTCGTAAATGAAGGCGATATGTTCCTGATGGCAACGGTACTGAACGAATTCATCCGTTTGTATTCGAGTGTAAACTCCTTTACCGAGCTAGAAGTATTTGATGAGGCAACCGGTGAAGTATACAACTGGAAAAGCTTAATCGGGCAGCAGACGATTCTATGA
- the tssG gene encoding type VI secretion system baseplate subunit TssG → MINTLSEKSNEFSFYQAVLLLEKHYQFEPNSNFVAVGENKYFHQERIEFSVSPNLCFPKSDMEFIVHMERNGQQYSRVETNFLGLHGSSSPLPASYTEKLTGREPDDNPVKDFFDFFHNRYTSLLYRVWKKYRYHVQYQSGATDAFSGRMLHLAGLSGVMQDCGVAELDRAKVLSYVNQLSTRTRSPKLISGIVSHYFSLPSVRIEEWVYRRVEIADSQRNKLNRANCILGQSFHLGQSIADLNGKFNLCIDDIDFETFKQFSYEGELHKTLVGLMRFILRDPMSWDLKLTVNLDSIPNNQLGNGEGNNLGQTFWLGNPTDEDVKIRVIGSI, encoded by the coding sequence ATGATTAATACACTTTCTGAAAAATCGAATGAGTTTAGTTTTTATCAAGCGGTTCTTTTGCTCGAGAAGCACTACCAGTTTGAACCAAACTCTAACTTTGTCGCCGTGGGAGAGAACAAATATTTTCACCAGGAGCGAATTGAGTTCAGCGTGTCGCCTAATCTATGCTTCCCTAAGAGTGATATGGAATTTATCGTTCATATGGAACGAAATGGGCAGCAGTATTCACGAGTCGAAACGAACTTCCTTGGTTTGCATGGTTCGAGCTCTCCATTGCCTGCCTCTTATACGGAGAAACTTACTGGGCGTGAACCTGATGACAACCCGGTAAAAGATTTCTTTGATTTCTTCCATAATCGCTACACCAGTTTGCTCTATCGTGTCTGGAAGAAGTACCGTTATCATGTACAGTACCAAAGTGGTGCGACAGACGCTTTTTCTGGACGGATGCTGCACTTAGCTGGTTTATCAGGTGTTATGCAAGATTGTGGTGTTGCAGAGTTAGACCGCGCAAAAGTCCTGTCTTACGTTAATCAACTGTCGACACGTACACGTTCTCCTAAGCTAATTTCAGGTATCGTTTCACATTATTTCTCACTTCCTAGCGTTCGCATCGAAGAATGGGTTTATCGCCGTGTGGAGATTGCAGACAGTCAACGAAATAAACTCAATCGAGCCAATTGCATATTAGGTCAAAGCTTTCATTTAGGGCAGAGTATCGCAGATTTAAATGGTAAGTTTAATCTTTGCATTGATGACATTGACTTCGAGACATTTAAGCAGTTTTCTTACGAAGGTGAGTTGCATAAAACGTTGGTTGGTTTAATGAGATTCATCTTGCGTGACCCGATGTCTTGGGATCTCAAACTGACAGTTAATCTCGACAGTATTCCAAATAACCAACTTGGCAATGGAGAAGGGAACAACTTAGGGCAGACATTTTGGTTAGGCAATCCCACAGATGAAGATGTGAAGATCAGAGTAATTGGTAGCATTTAG
- a CDS encoding Lrp/AsnC family transcriptional regulator produces the protein MISNMTLQGLDKLDRKILSSLLTNGRESIANLSRNIGLSRTAVAERINRLEKTGIIKGYTAQIRIESDGRKAASYLLISCEKGKKNEVTNALKEIPEVRLTSVVGGSFDIIALIEAPDLQSIHHLCNEIESFNGIQKLDTTVVLHQPISR, from the coding sequence ATGATTTCTAATATGACTTTACAAGGCTTAGATAAGTTAGATCGCAAAATACTTTCCAGCCTGTTAACAAACGGGCGTGAGTCTATTGCAAATCTCTCTAGAAATATCGGTTTGTCCCGTACTGCTGTCGCAGAAAGGATCAATAGGTTGGAAAAAACCGGTATTATAAAAGGCTATACCGCACAAATTCGGATTGAAAGTGACGGGAGAAAAGCTGCTAGCTATTTACTTATCTCATGTGAAAAAGGAAAGAAAAACGAAGTAACTAACGCCCTAAAGGAAATTCCTGAAGTACGTCTTACGAGCGTAGTTGGCGGCAGCTTCGATATTATTGCTTTGATTGAAGCACCAGACCTTCAGTCTATTCACCACCTTTGTAACGAAATTGAGTCTTTTAATGGGATACAAAAACTAGACACTACGGTTGTACTTCATCAGCCGATCAGTCGATAG